GCCTCGCGACCCTGCGCGTGTGCTCGGCCTCGGACGAGCAGAGCGCGCTGGTGGAGATGTCGGACGTGGTGGTGCGCGGGCCGGACGGCGTCCTCGAATTCCTCCGCGGCCTCGCCGCGGACGCGCGCGCCCGCCGCTGAGCCCCCCCGCCGCGCCTGATCTCACATCCCGGACGTGGATCTCGCCATTCGGGATCTCGATTCGTGGTGGGTGACCTGTCACCCGTACATTGATCTCGCTCATCCAGAGGGACTGAGGGAACGGCCCGAAGAAGTCCCGGCAACCGCCGCGAACTCCCGGACGCGCCAGCACGCTGGCGCGGACGTCGCGGAAACGGTGCCAAATCCGACCCGGCGAGAGTCGTCCGGGACAGATGAGAAGGAGGAATCCATGAGCGCCGTTGTGACCGAAGAGGCCACGTCCACCGCCACGTCGTCCGCGTCCGGCCTCCGCGAGGGCGCCTTCGGGCACGCCACCGCGCTGTCCTGTCGCGAGTGCGGGCACCGGGTCGACCTGGGCCCGTTCTACGCCTGCCCCGAGTGCTTCGGGCCGCTGGAGATCGCCTACGACTTCCCGGCCGTCACCCGCGAGGAGATCGAGGCCGGTCCGCGCAACATCTGGCGCTACAAGGCGCTGCTGCCGGTCCCGAACGACATCGAGACCAGCCCCAACACCGAGCCGGGCTTCACCCGCCTCCTGGAGGCCGACAACCTGGCCCGCGAGCTCGGCATCGCCAAGCTGTGGGTGAAGGACGACTCCACCAACCCGACGAACTCCTTCAAGGACCGCGTCGTCGCCTGCGCCCTCAGCGCCGCCCGCGAGCTCGGCTCGACCGTGTTCGCCTGCCCCTCGACCGGCAACCTCGCCAACGCGGTCGCCGCGGCCGGTGCCCGCGCCGGCATCAAGACCGTCGTGTTCATCCCGAGCAACCTCGAGCAGCCCAAGCAGGTCAACTCGGCGATCTTCACCGAGAACCTCGTCGCCGTCGACGGCAACTACGACGACGTCAACAAGCTGGCCTCCGAGATCGCCGGCGAGGAGGAGGGCTGGGCGTTCGTCAACGTCAACGTCCGCCCCTACTACGCCGAGGGCTCGAAGACGCTGGGCTACGAGATCGCCGAGCAGCTCGGCTGGCGCCTGCCCGACCAGGTCGTGATCCCGGTCGCCTCCGGCTCGCAGCTCACCAAGGTCGACAAGGCCTTCCAGGAGCTGATCAAGCTCGGCCTGGTCGAGGACAAGCCCTACCGGATCTTCGGCGCCCAGGCCGAGGGCTGCGGCCCCGTCGCCACCGCCTTCAAGGCCGGCACCGACGCGATCCGCCCGGTCAAGCCCGACACGATCGCCAAGAGCCTCGCGATCGGCAACCCGGCCGACGGCATCTACGTCCTCGACATCGCCCGTCGTACCGGTGGTGCGATCGAGGAGGTCAACGACGACGAGATTCGCGCCGGCATCGTCCTGCTCGCCCGCACCGAGGGCATCTTCACCGAGACCGCCGGCGGCACGACCACCGCGGTCACGAAGAAGCTGGTGGAGACCGGTCAGCTCGACCCGGAGCTCGAGACGGTCATCATCAACACCGGCCACGGCCTGAAGACCCTCGACGCGGTCTCCGGCCACGTCAGCGCCGCCGCGACCATCGCCCCGACCTACAGCGCTTTCAAGGCGACCGGTCTCTGAGCACCCCCACCACCTGAGCACGAAGGAACACCCATGGCAGTCAGCGTCCGGATCCCCACCATCCTCCGCACCTACACCGGTGGCGAGTCCGAGGTGAGCGCCACCGGCGCCACCGTGTCCGAGATCCTGGACGACCTGGACGCCAACTACGCCGGCATCAAGGGCCGCATCGTCGACGAGGACGGCAAGCTGCGCCGCTTCGTCAACGTCTACGTCAACAACGACGACGTGCGCTTCGAGCAGGACCTCGCCACCCCGACGCCGGACGGCGCCGAGGTGTCGGTGATCCCCGCGGTCGCGGGCGGCTGCTGACCCACCCGAACCGACGAGGACGCCGCGGACCGGTCTCGGTCCGCGGCGTTCTCCTCTTTCGTACGACTTTCGTACGACGCCGGGCCGGTCCTGCGGCGGCCGGTTGGCTCAGAGCGTCGCCCGTCGCGCGATCAGGTGCGCCCGCTCGGCGTCGTTGCGGCACAGCGCGATCGCCGCGTCGTAGGCCCGCCGGGCCTCGTCGATCCGGCCGAGCCGCGCCAGCAGCTCGGCCCGGACCGCGGGCAGCCGGTGGGTCGGCAGCGCCACCTCGGCCAGGGCGGCCAGCCCGGCCTCGGGTCCGTCCCGCTCGGCGAGCGCCACGGCGCGGTTGAGGCGCACCACCGGCGAGTCCTGCAGGGCCACCAGCTCGTCGTACCTCTCGACGATGCGGTGCCACGCCGTGTCCTCGGCACGGAACGCGATGGCGTGCTCGGCGGCGATGAGCGCCTGCAGGAGGTACGGCGCCGGCGGGGCCGTCACGAGCGGGCGGAGCAGGTCGAGGGCCTCCAGCACCTCTGCGTGGTGCCAGCGGGTGCGGTCCTGGTCGGCGAGCAGGACCAGCTCCCCGTCGACCACGCGGGCGCCGCGGCGGGCGTGCAGCAGCACCATCAGGGCGAGCAGCGCGTCCAGCTCGGACCGGTCGACCTCCGCCGGCAGGACCGAGCGCAGGACCCGGACCAGGCGGATCGCCTCGCCGGCGAGGCCGGGGCGGTGCACGTCGGTGCCGCTGCCGGGGGCGTAGCCGGCGGTGAAGGCGAGATAGGCGATGTCACCGACGACCCCGACGCGTTCGGCCAGTCCGGCCGTGTCGGGGAGCGTGAACTCCGCGCCGGCCAGCTTCTTGCGGGCGCGGGTCAGTCGGGCGGCCATCGTCGCCGCGGGCACGAGGAAGAGGCGGGCGATGTCCTCGGTCGGTACGCCGAGGACCAGGCGCAGGGTGAGCGCCGCCGCGGCCTCGGGCGACAGCCGGGGGTGGGCGCACAGCAGCACCAGCCGGAGCCGTTCGTCGGTGAGCACCTCGCCTCCGTCCGCCATCACCCGCTGGGCCGCCTCGGCGGCGTACGCGTCGACGACGAGCAGCGGCAGCTTGGTCGCGTGCACCGACTCCGACCGCAACCGGTCGAGGACCTTGCGCCGAGCGGTCGTCAGCAGCCACGCGGGGGGATTGTCCGGGACGCCGTCGACCGGCCAGTGCCGGGCCGCAGCCTCGAACGCGTCGGCCAGCCCGTCCTCGGCGAGGTCGAGCCGGCGGAAGCGTGCGACGAGCAGGGCCAGCAGCCGGCCCCACTCGTCGCGGTGGAGCCGGCCCAGCGCGTCGGCGCTGCTCAACCGCTCGCCGGCCAAACCGTCAGACGGGCTGCTCGACGGCCGGCCGGACGTCGACGGTGGTGTCGCCGTCGGCCAGTACCGCGCAGATCTCGAGCAGGTCGTCGAGGTCGTCGCTCTGCACGGAGTAGTAGCCGCCGACCTGCTCGACGGCCTCGGCGAACGGGCCGTCGGTGACGGTGACGTTGCCGTCGCTACCGCGCGCGACGCGCTTGGTCGCGCGGGAGTGGGTCAGCTCGGCGCCGCCGGTCACGGTGTGGCCGCGCTCGGCGAGCAGCCGCGAGAACTCCTCGTGGCGGGCGAACATCGCGACCCTCTGCTCGTCGGTGGCGTTGTCCCAGACGTTCTCGTCGGCGGTGAGGAGGACGACGTACTCGGTCATGGTGGTCTCCATAGGTGTGATGGAAGGGAGTCTTTCACCGCGATGACGCGCGGGGACGCCCCCGATCGACAACCGACGGGAAAAAATCAGCCCAGCAGTTGCGCGGCCAGGGCCGCGCTCGCCGGGTAGTCCACCTTGCTCACCGGGGTCCGCGGCACCGTGTCGACGAAGAGCACCGCCTTGGGCACCTTGTAGTTGGAGATCAGCGCGCGGCAGTGGTCGCGGACGTCGTCCTCGTCGAGCTGGACGCCCTCGCGGCGCTGGACGAGGGCGGTGACCTGCTGGCCCCAGCGCTCGTGCGGGGTCCCGACCACGACGGCGTCGAAGATGTCCTCGTGGCGCAGCAGGACCGCCTCGACCTCCTCGGGGTGCACCTTCTCGCCGCCGGTGTTGATGCAGACCGAGCCGCGGCCGAGCACGGTCACGGAGCCGTCCTCCTCGCGGCGCGCGAAGTCGCCGGGGATCACCCACCGGACGCCGTCGACCTCCTTGAAGGTGGCGGCGGTCTTGACCGGGTCCTTGTAGTAGCCGAGCGGGACCGGGCCGGTGCGCGCGAGCATGCCGTCGACGCCCGGCGGGCACGGCTTCATCTCGGGGTCGAACACCTCGACCTGGTCGTTGACCGTGAAGCGCGGCGCCGCCGAGCCGCCCTCGGAGCCGTCGTCGACCCGGGAGCCGGCGGCGCCGGACTCCGAGGAGCCGTAGGAGTCGAGGATGAACCGGCCGGGCAGCGCGCGACGGATCTCCTCGCGCACCCCGTCGGACAGGGGAGCGGCGCCGTTGGAGACCGCGGCCAGGCTGGAGAGGTCCCAGCGGTCCGGCTCGGCGAGGATCGCCTCGGCGACCGGGCGGCCCATCGCGTCGCCGAGGAAGGTCAGCGAGACCACCTTCGCCTTCTCGACGAGGTCGAGGATGCCGGTCGCGCTGAAGTTGGGCTCCGTGTAGAGCGCGATCGTCTGGCCCGCCACGTGGCCGTTGCCGAGGATCCACTGGCTGCCGCCGTGCATCATCGGGCCGCAGGCGAGCAGGACCATCGGGTTCTCGACCGCGACCGCCTCCTCGACCAGCTGCTCGACCGAGTCGAGCGGAGCGCCGTACCGGGCCGCGTTGAGCGCCGCCCGGATCAGGTCCTCGATGCGCCACACCACGCCCTTGGGGTTGCCCGTGGTGCCGCCGGTGTAGAGGACGTAGTGGTCGTCGGCGCAGCGGCCGTTGACCGGGCGCTCCGGCGAGGCGGCGGCGAGCGCGGCGTCGTACCCCTCGCCGAGGACGACCATCTCGCGCAGGGTGGGCGTGTCGAGGGCCGTGACCGCGTCGACGTACTCGGGCGCGATGATCGCGGCGACGCAGTCGGCGTTGTCGTAGAGGTACGCGAGCTCGTCGTGGAGGTACTTGTAGTTGATGTTGATCGGCACGGCGCGTGCCTTGAGGCACCCGTAGAGCGCGTCGACCCACTCGATCCGGTTGGTGGCGTGGACCGCGACGTGCTCACCGGGCCGGATGCCGAGTCCGGTCAGGTGGTTGGCCAGGCGGGTGGCCCGGTCGTCGATCTCGGCGAAGGTCCAGGCCCGCTCCATCGTGAAGACGGCGACCCGGTCGGGGACGGCGTCGGCCATCGCCTCGAGGATGTCGGCGAGGTTGATCGGGCGCGGGGCGGCTGTGGCGGCGGTCACAGCTGACAGCCTGCCAAACTAGAACAAGTTCTCGCTAGCGTTCTCGGACAGAATGGGACCATGGCCTCGCACCACTACGCCCTCGACCTGACCTGGCAGGGCAACCGCGGCACGGGCACCTCCGGCTACCGCGACTACGGACGTGACGTCCTGCTCCGGGCGGCCGGGAAGCCCGACCTCGCAGGGTCCGCCGACCCGACCTTCCGCGGCGACGCCACCCGCTGGAACCCCGAGGAGCTGCTGCTCGCCGCGCTCGCCCAGTGCCACCTGCTGTCCTACCTCCACTCGGCCGTCAACCACGGCGTCGTCGTGACGTCGTACGACGACAGCCCGGTCGGCACGATGGCCCAGGTCGGCCAGGGTGGCCACTTCACCGAGGTCGTGCTCCGGCCGCGGGTCACCGTCGCCGACGTCGCCATGGTCGCGACCGCGCGGGAGATCCACGGCGAGGCGAGCACGAACTGCTTCATCGCGGCGTCGGTGAACTTCCCCGTCCGGCACGAGCCGGTGATCGAGGTCGCGCCGGCCTGACATCCCCGGGCCACCGGGCCGCCACGATCCGTTCAGGACGGTCTGGTTCAAAGCGTCCATGAGTCGTACCCGCAAGGCCCTCGTCGGCGCCGGTGTCGCGCTCGCCGGCATCGGGGTCACCACCGGCGGCGGTCGGGAGCTGCTGCGCCGCCAGGCCGCGATCGCCCGGGCCCGGATCGGCAAGCCGCTCGGCGAGCAGGCGTTGCCCGCGGACAAGACGTGGAAGCGGAAGTCCTACGCCGGCGCGCCCCTCGAGCTGCTCGTCCTCGGTGACTCGATCGCCGCCGGGCTGGGCGCCGAGCGGCCGAAGGACACCCTCGGGGCGCGGATCGCCCGGGGCCTGGCGCGGGAGCTGCACCGACCGGTGCGGCTGCGGACCGCAGCGGTCGTGGGCTCGGAGACCTCGGCCCTCGCCGGCCAGCTCGACGGCCTGCCGGACGGCTACCTGGCCGACGTGGCCGTCATCGTGGTCGGCGGCAACGACGTCACCCACCGCGTCCCCGTCGCCACCTCGGCCGCCCAGCTGGAGGAGGCCGTCGTACGGCTGCGGGCGCAGGGCACGGAGGTCGTCGTCGGCACCTGTCCCGACCTGGGGGCGCTGCGCCCCGTCCCGCAGCCGCTGCGCTCACTGGGCTCGCGGATGTCGCGCCAGCTCGCCACGGCGCAGGCGGAGGTCGCCGTCCGCAACGGCGCGCACGCCGTGTCGCTGGCCCGGGTGGTGGGCCCGTTCTTCATCACCAACCCGGACGAGATGTTCAGCCTCGACCGCTTCCACCCCAGCGCGCTGGGCTACAAGCGGACGGCGAAGGCGCTCGTCCCGTCGGTCCTGCTGGCGCTCGGCCACGCCGTCGACCTGCCCTTCGGGCACCACCCACCCCGCTCGTAGCCTCGGTCCCGTGACCACCGTGCTGCTCGCGACCTTCGACCTGATGCCCGAGGGCGAGCCCGGTGGCGAGCTGCTGCTGGCCGCCCTGGCGGAGCGCGGGATCGAGGCCCGCTGGGTGCGCTGGGACGACCCAGACGTCGCCTGGGCCGAGGCCGACCTGGTCGCGGTCCGCTCGACGTGGGACTACCACCGCCGCCTCGCCGCCTTCCTCGCGTGGGCGGAGCGGGTGGAGGCGGTGACACCGCTGCTGAACGGTGCGGAGGCCTTCGCCTGGAACGCCGACAAGGCCTACCTGACGGAGATCGCGGACGTCGTACCCACGGTGCCGACGGCGCTGCTCGACGACACCGACCTCGCGGGTGGGCTGGCGCGGGCGTTGGAGCGGTGGGGGCGCGTCGTCATCAAGCCACGTACCGGCGCCGGTGGCGTCGGCGTGGTCGTCGCCGAGAGCGTGGACGACGGCCGGCTCGAGGGCCTGGTCGCGGGTCCGTGGATCGTGCAGCCGGTCGTCGAGTCGGTGCGGACGACGGGGGAGTCGTCGGTCTACGTCCTCGACCGCGCGCCCGTCGCGCAGGTCGACAAGGTCGCGGCGGCCGGGGAGCTGCGCGTGCACGAGCTGTACGGCGGCAGCAGCCGCCCGGTCGCCCTCGACCCGGGCCGCGCGCGGGTCGCGGCGGACGCCGTGCGGGCGGTGGAGGCCCGCACGGGGGCCGAGCTCGCCTACGCGCGCGTCGACCTGATGGCCTGGCAGGACCAGTGGGTCGTGAGCGAGCTGGAGCTGATCGAGCCGGGCCTCTACCTCGACGTGGACCCGGCGAACGCGGGACGGTTCGCCGAGATGGTCCGCGCCCGGCTGAATCCGGCCTGAGAAGAGCCCCTTCTCCTTGCACTCGCCATGGTCGAGTGCTAAACATGATGCTGGCACTCTCGCCTTGAGAGTGATAACGGACATCGCGAAGGAATCGCAGGAGTTATGTCGAAGCTGATTGCTTTCAACGAGGAGGCCCGGCGTGGCCTCGAGCGGGGTATGAACACGCTCGCCGACGCCGTCAAGGTCACCCTTGGCCCCAAGGGCCGCAATGTCGTCCTGGAGAAGAAGTGGGGCGCCCCCACGATCACCAACGACGGTGTGTCCATCGCCAAGGAGATCGAGCTCGAGGACCCCTACGAGAAGATCGGCGCCGAGCTGGTCAAGGAGGTCGCGAAGAAGACCGACGACGTCGCCGGTGACGGTACGACGACCGCGACCGTCCTCGCCCAGGCGCTCGTCCGCGAGGGTCTGCGCAATGTCGCCGCCGGCGCGAACCCGATGGGTCTCAAGCGCGGCATCGAGGCTGCCGTGAGCGCTGTCTCCGAGCAGCTCCTCGGCATGGCCAAGGACGTCGAGACCCGCGAGCAGATCGCCGCCACCGCCACCATCTCCGCCGGTGGCGACGCCACCGTCGGTGACGCCATCGCCGAGGCGATGGACAAGGTCGGCAAGGAGGGCGTGATCACGGTCGAGGAGTCGAACACCTTCGGCATCGACCTCGAGCTCACCGAGGGCATGCGGTTCGACAAGGGCTACATCTCGGCCTACTTCGTCACCGACCCCGAGCGCATGGAGACCGTCCTCGAGGACGCCTACGTGCTCATCGCCAACAGCAAGATCAGCAACGTCAAGGACCTGCTGCCGCTGCTGGAGAAGGTCATGCAGTCGGGCAAGCCGCTCGTCATCCTCGCCGAGGACGTCGACGGCGAGGCGCTGTCGACCCTGGTCGTCAACAAGATCCGCGGCACGTTCAAGTCCGTCGCCGTCAAGGCCCCGGGCTTCGGCGACCGCCGCAAGGCCATGCTGCAGGACATCGCGATCCTGACCGGCGGCCAGGTCATCTCCGAGGAGGTCGGCCTCAAGCTGGAGTCGGCCGGCATCGAGCTGCTCGGCCAGGCCCGCAAGGTCGTCATCACCAAGGACGAGACCACCATCGTCGAGGGTGCCGGTGACCAGGCCCAGATCGAGGGCCGGGTCAACCAGATCCGCGCCGAGATCGAGAACTCCGACTCCGACTACGACCGCGAGAAGCTCCAGGAGCGCCTCGCCAAGCTGGCCGGCGGCGTGGCCGTCATCAAGGTCGGCGCGGCCACCGAGGTCGAGCTCAAGGAGCGCAAGCACCGCATCGAGGACGCCGTCCGCAACGCGAAGGCGGCCGTCGAGGAGGGCATCCTCCCCGGTGGTGGCGTCGCGCTGGTGCAGGCCGCTGCCGCCGCGTTCGAGAAGCTCGAGCTCGAGGGCGACGAGGCCACCGGTGCCGCGATCGTCAAGGCGTCGGTCTCCGCGCCGCTGAAGCAGATCGCGATCAACGCCGGCCTCGAGGGCGGCGTCGTCGCGGAGAAGGTCGCCAACCTCCCCGCCGGCCAGGGCCTCAACGCCGCGACCGGTGAGTACGTCGACCTGCTGGCCAACGGCATCATCGACCCGGCCAAGGTGACCCGCTCGGCGCTGCAGAACGCCGCGTCGATCGCCGCGCTGTTCCTCACCACCGAGGCCGTCGTGGCCGACAAGCCGGAGAAGGCCGCCCCCGCGGGCGACCCGACCGGTGGCATGGGCGGCATGGACTTCTGAGCGAAGCGAACGAGCTTCGACTCGGCTGAGTCCGGTCGCTCCCTGAGCACCACCAGCAAGGCCCCTGCTCCGGCAGGGGCCTTGCGCCATTTCTGTGGCAGGGTCGATCCCGTGAGTGTCACCGGGCTCCTGCTCGCCGCCGGCGCCGGCTCCCGGATGGGGATGCCGAAGGCACTGGTCCGCGACGACGCGGGCCGGCCGTGGCTGACCCGAGCCGTGACCGTGCTGCTCGAGGGCGGCTGCGACGAGGTCACGGTCGTGCTCGGCGCATCCGCCGACGAGGCGGAGTGGGTGCTCGCCGACGGGCTGGGCGACCTGACCCGGGTCCATGCCGTGCGGGCACTGGCCTGGCAGGCCGGCATGGGCGCGTCCCTGCGCACCGGCCTCCGGGAGCTGGCCGGCACCGGCCACGACGCCGCACTGGTCCACCTCGTCGACCTGCCCGACGTCACCGCCGCGGTGGTCGCTCGGGTGCTCGGGCAGGCGGACACCGGTCCGTCGGCGCTCGCGCGGGCGTCGTACGACGGCACGCCGGGGCACCCCGTGCTGCTCGGGCGCGAGCACTGGGCGCCGGTCGGCGACGCGGCGTCGGGGGACCGGGGTGCGCGCCTGTACCTCTCGGTCAACGACCCGCAGCTCGTCGAGTGCGGCGACCTGGCGTCGGGAGTCGACGTCGACGAGCCAACCTCGGACCAACGACCCGCTCAATAGCCTCGCCCCATGGACGCCCGTGTCGCCGAGCTGGCGCGCCGTTTGGGGGAGACCGGCTACCTCTGCGACGACGACCTGGCGACCGTCCTGTTCCTGTCCCTGGAGATGGGGCGTCCGCTGCTGCTCGAGGGAGAGCCGGGCACCGGCAAGACCGCGCTGGCGGAGGCGATCGCCGAGGCGCTCGAGCGGCCGCTGATCCGGCTGCAGTGCTACGAGGGCATCGACGCGACCCAGGCGCTCTACGACTGGGACTTCCCGCGCCAGATCCTGCACCTGCGCGCCCTCGAGGCGGTCTCCGGAGGCGCGTCGGCCGGTGGACGCGGTGACGTGGAGGAGGCCGAGAAGAGCCTGTACGACGAGCGCTTCCTCCTCGCCCGCCCGGTGCTGGCCGCGCTGCAGCAGAGCCCCGCGGTGCTGCTGGTCGACGAGGTCGACCGCGCCGACGACGAGTTCGAGGCGTTCCTGCTGGAGGTGCTGTCGACGTACCAGGTCACGATCCCCGAGCTCGGGACGGTGCAGGCCGCGACCCCGCCGACCGTCGTGCTCACCTCCAACCGCACCCGCGAGCTGCACGACGCCCTCAAGCGCCGCTGCCTCTACCACTGGATCGACCACCCGGGGCTGGACCGCGAGGTGGCGATCGTCCGCTCGCGCGCCCCCGAGGTGAGCGCCGAGCTGGCCCGGCAGGTGGTCCAGGTCGTGCAGCAGCTGCGCCAGGGCTCCGACCTGCTCAAGCCGCCCGGTGTCGCCGAGACGCTCGACTGGGGCCGCGCGCTGCAGCACCTCGGCACCGTCGAGCTCGACGTCGAGACGGCCGCCCTGACGCTCGGCGCCCTGGTGAAGTACCGCGACGACGCCGAGCGGGTGCGCGCCGCCCTCGACCGGATGCTGGCCCGATGAGCACGCCGCTGCTGGTCCGCGACGCCGACGAGGTCCTGCTCGGCTTCACGACCGCGCTGCGCGCCGCCGGCGTCGCGGTCACCCAGGACCGCACCCGCACCTATCTCGACGCGGTCGCCCTCGTCGGGATCGCCGACCGCGACGCCACCCGGACCGCCGGCCGGGCGACGCTCTGCGCCACGCCGGAGGACGTCGAGCGGCACGACCGCGTCTTCGACGAGTGGTTCGGCCGCGACAACACCGCGCCCACGCTGCGACCCCGCGGCGCCCAGCCGCGGACCGGGGTGGGCCTGCTCCCCGACGACCAGGGCGACGGCGCGGGTGCCGACCCCGACGACGACCCGGTGCGTGCGGCGGCCAGCGCCGCCGAGGTGCTGCGGCACCGTGACGTCGCGACGCTCGACGCCACCGAGCGGGCCCTGCTCGCGGGGATGTTCGCCTCGCTGCGGGTGCGGTTGCCGCGACGCGCCACTGCTCGTCGTACACCTCGCCGGAGGGGTGACGTCGACGCCTCCCGCACCCTGCGCGCCAGCCTGCGCCGGATGGGGGAGCCGGACCGGATCCGCTACCGGCGCCGGGCGACGCGCAACCGCCGCGTCGTGCTGCTGGTCGACGTGTCCGGGTCGATGAGCGGGTACGCCGACGCGCTGCTCCGCCTCGCCCACCGCATCAGTGCCGCCTCCGGGTCGGCGGCCGGCGAGGTCGAGGTCTTCACCCTCGGCACCCGGCTGACCCGGATCACCCGCCCGCTGCGGCTGCGGGACCCGGACCGCGCGCTCGCGGCCGCCGGGGAGGTCGTCCCCGACTGGTCGGGCGGCACGCGTCTCGGGGAGACGCTCCAGGCATTCCTCGACCGCCACGGGCAACGGGGAATGGCGCGCGGTGCGGCCGTGGTGGTCTTCAGCGACGGCTGGGAACGTGGGGAGCCACGGCTGCTCGGTGAGCAGGTCGCCCGGCTGCACCGTCTCGCGCACACCGTCGTGTGGGTCAACCCGCACCGGGGGAAGGACGGCTACGCGCCCGTGCAGCAGGGGATCGTCGCCGTCCTGCCGCACGTCGACCACTTCCTCGCCGGCCACTCGCTGGCGACCTTCGCCGAGCTCACGGAGGTGCTCGCCGATGCGTGAGGTGCTGCCCCAGTTGCTCGCCTGGTGGGAGGCCGGCGAGAGCGTCGGCATGGGGACCGTCATCGCCACCTTCCGCTCCGCCCCGCGCCCGCCGGGCGCGTCGATGCTGGTCGGTCCGGACGCGTCCGCGGTCGGCTCGGTCTCGGGCGGTTGCGTCGAGGGCGCCGTGTACGACGTCGCGCAGTCCGTCGCCGCGTCCGGCGTCCCCGAGCTGCACCGCTACGGCGTCTCCGACGACGACGCCTTCGCCGTCGGCCTGACCTGCGGCGGGATCCTCGACGTCTACGTCGAGAAGGTCAGCCGGGAGACCTTCCCCGAGCTCGGTGAGGTCGCGGCCGACATCGAGGCCGGCCGGCCGGTCGCGGTCGCCACCGTGGTCGACCACCCGGACCCGTCGTACGTCGGCCGGCGGGTGCTCATCCGCCCGGACGCCGACCTCGACGGCGGCCTCAGCGGCAGCCTCGGCAGCGCGCGGATCGACGCCGCCGTCCACGACGACGCCCTCGGCCTGCTCGCCGCCGGGCACAACGGCACCCTGTCCTACGGCCCCGACGGCGAGCGCCGGGGTGAGGGGCTGCGGGTGTTCGTGTGGGCGTTCGCGCCCGCCCCGCGGCTGCTGGTCTTCGGTGCGATCGACTTCGCCGCCGCCGTCGCGCGGGTCGGCGGCTTCCTCGGCTACCGGGTGACCGTCTGCGACGCCCGGCCGGTCTTCGCCACCACGAGCCGCTTCCCGGGCGCCGACGAGGTCGTCGTCGACTGGCCACACCGCTACCTGCAGGCCGAGCAGGAGGCCGGCCGGATCGACGGGCGCACCGTCATCACGGTGCTGACCCACGACCCGAAGTTCGACGTCCCGCTGCTCGAGGTGGCCCTGCGCCTGCCCGAGGTCGGGTACGTCGGGGCGATGGGCTCGCGTCGTACCCACGACGACCGGATGGAGCGGCTGCGCGAGGCCGGCGTCAGCGAGGCGGAGCTGCGGCGGCTGCACAGCCCCATCGGCCTCGACCTCGGTGCGCGCACCCCGGAGGAGACCGCGATCAGCATCGCCGCGGAGATCGTGGCCGGGCGCTGGGGAGGATCGGGGGAGCCGCTCGCCGAGCGCGAGGGCCGGATCCACGCGTAGGCGCCCTACCTCCGAAGGGGAGTGATCACCGTCACACCCCGGGAGTAGTGTGCTGGCATGGACGAGCTCCAGGAGCGGCGGAGGGCTGCGCTCTCGGCGTGGACCACCTTCGTCGAGCAGGGCG
Above is a genomic segment from Nocardioides aromaticivorans containing:
- the groL gene encoding chaperonin GroEL (60 kDa chaperone family; promotes refolding of misfolded polypeptides especially under stressful conditions; forms two stacked rings of heptamers to form a barrel-shaped 14mer; ends can be capped by GroES; misfolded proteins enter the barrel where they are refolded when GroES binds), which gives rise to MSKLIAFNEEARRGLERGMNTLADAVKVTLGPKGRNVVLEKKWGAPTITNDGVSIAKEIELEDPYEKIGAELVKEVAKKTDDVAGDGTTTATVLAQALVREGLRNVAAGANPMGLKRGIEAAVSAVSEQLLGMAKDVETREQIAATATISAGGDATVGDAIAEAMDKVGKEGVITVEESNTFGIDLELTEGMRFDKGYISAYFVTDPERMETVLEDAYVLIANSKISNVKDLLPLLEKVMQSGKPLVILAEDVDGEALSTLVVNKIRGTFKSVAVKAPGFGDRRKAMLQDIAILTGGQVISEEVGLKLESAGIELLGQARKVVITKDETTIVEGAGDQAQIEGRVNQIRAEIENSDSDYDREKLQERLAKLAGGVAVIKVGAATEVELKERKHRIEDAVRNAKAAVEEGILPGGGVALVQAAAAAFEKLELEGDEATGAAIVKASVSAPLKQIAINAGLEGGVVAEKVANLPAGQGLNAATGEYVDLLANGIIDPAKVTRSALQNAASIAALFLTTEAVVADKPEKAAPAGDPTGGMGGMDF
- a CDS encoding nucleotidyltransferase family protein; amino-acid sequence: MSVTGLLLAAGAGSRMGMPKALVRDDAGRPWLTRAVTVLLEGGCDEVTVVLGASADEAEWVLADGLGDLTRVHAVRALAWQAGMGASLRTGLRELAGTGHDAALVHLVDLPDVTAAVVARVLGQADTGPSALARASYDGTPGHPVLLGREHWAPVGDAASGDRGARLYLSVNDPQLVECGDLASGVDVDEPTSDQRPAQ
- a CDS encoding AAA family ATPase; this translates as MDARVAELARRLGETGYLCDDDLATVLFLSLEMGRPLLLEGEPGTGKTALAEAIAEALERPLIRLQCYEGIDATQALYDWDFPRQILHLRALEAVSGGASAGGRGDVEEAEKSLYDERFLLARPVLAALQQSPAVLLVDEVDRADDEFEAFLLEVLSTYQVTIPELGTVQAATPPTVVLTSNRTRELHDALKRRCLYHWIDHPGLDREVAIVRSRAPEVSAELARQVVQVVQQLRQGSDLLKPPGVAETLDWGRALQHLGTVELDVETAALTLGALVKYRDDAERVRAALDRMLAR
- a CDS encoding vWA domain-containing protein translates to MSTPLLVRDADEVLLGFTTALRAAGVAVTQDRTRTYLDAVALVGIADRDATRTAGRATLCATPEDVERHDRVFDEWFGRDNTAPTLRPRGAQPRTGVGLLPDDQGDGAGADPDDDPVRAAASAAEVLRHRDVATLDATERALLAGMFASLRVRLPRRATARRTPRRRGDVDASRTLRASLRRMGEPDRIRYRRRATRNRRVVLLVDVSGSMSGYADALLRLAHRISAASGSAAGEVEVFTLGTRLTRITRPLRLRDPDRALAAAGEVVPDWSGGTRLGETLQAFLDRHGQRGMARGAAVVVFSDGWERGEPRLLGEQVARLHRLAHTVVWVNPHRGKDGYAPVQQGIVAVLPHVDHFLAGHSLATFAELTEVLADA
- a CDS encoding XdhC family protein; the protein is MREVLPQLLAWWEAGESVGMGTVIATFRSAPRPPGASMLVGPDASAVGSVSGGCVEGAVYDVAQSVAASGVPELHRYGVSDDDAFAVGLTCGGILDVYVEKVSRETFPELGEVAADIEAGRPVAVATVVDHPDPSYVGRRVLIRPDADLDGGLSGSLGSARIDAAVHDDALGLLAAGHNGTLSYGPDGERRGEGLRVFVWAFAPAPRLLVFGAIDFAAAVARVGGFLGYRVTVCDARPVFATTSRFPGADEVVVDWPHRYLQAEQEAGRIDGRTVITVLTHDPKFDVPLLEVALRLPEVGYVGAMGSRRTHDDRMERLREAGVSEAELRRLHSPIGLDLGARTPEETAISIAAEIVAGRWGGSGEPLAEREGRIHA